Proteins encoded together in one Impatiens glandulifera chromosome 1, dImpGla2.1, whole genome shotgun sequence window:
- the LOC124920162 gene encoding rac-like GTP-binding protein 3 — MAAQTTIPSIFPGFRFSPTDGELVHYNLNKRLQGSEKSVYVIPTMGFPGINAEMAPMETFQITFQDAAIGQEDYNRLGTLSYQGADVFVSTFSLVSRASNENILKKWLPELQHYAPRVPIRLV; from the exons ATGGCTGCGCAGACCACTATACCATCTATTTTCCCAGGTTTTAGATTCTCGCCGACTGACGGAGAATTGGTTCATTACAATCTAAATAAGAGGCTACAGGGATCGGAGAAGAGCGTTTATGTCATTCCAACCATGGGTTTTCCAG GAATTAATGCAGAAATGGCACCCATGGAAACTTTCCAGATTACTTTTCAAGATGCAGCAATAG GTCAAGAGGATTATAACAGATTGGGGACTTTGAGCTATCAAGGGGCAGACGTATTTGTCTCTACATTCTCGTTGGTTAGCCGAGCAAGCAATGAGAACATACTGAAAAAG TGGCTTCCTGAACTTCAGCATTATGCACCTCGAGTGCCAATTAGACTAGTTTGA